GGGAGTCACGGTGAGCCGTTCCGCCCGAAGCTGCGGTTCGAGCGAAAGCGTCACATCCTGCCAGATGCCGCCCTTGATATTGTGGATCGCCCACTGCGAACCGTAGGTGCGGTCGACCTTGTGCTGCACGCCGAAAGTCGGGCCGTTGTCGGAAAAAACGCGCACGGCGAGCACGTTTTTTCCCGCTTTCGCCGCTTCGGTCGCGTCGAGCCGAAACGGGGTGAAGTCGCCGTGGTGGCCGCCGATCCTGACGCCGTTCAGGAAAACGTCGGCGTCGTAGCCGACCACGTCGAAATTCAGCAGCACGCGCCGGTTCTGCAATTCCTCCGGCGTCAGGTCGAAACTCGTGCGGTAGTAGCCGCGCACGTAAGGGGTGACGGTGGTCTGCTTTTCCGGATATTTCAGATACCAGTTCAGCGGCACCGCGATGTCGTCCCAGCCGGAGTCGTCGAACTCCGGCGCGGCGTACCGGCGATCCTGCCCGGCATCCGCCGGAATCGGCTGGTCCGAAGTCTCAAGACCGGAGCACTTCCAGACGCCGTTCAGCGAGCGTTTCCGGATGAAGTCGCCGAGCCGTTTTTTACCGTCCGGCAGGACAAGTTCGGCCGCCGGAACGGTTTCGGCCCGTCTGTACTGATGCGGGGCGGGCAGATAGGGCGGCAGTTCCGCGGCGGCGGTCAGCAGCGCAGCGAAACAGGCGAGGCTGGCGAAGCCGGCGATTTTATGCGTCATCGTCTCTTTTCTCCTGATGGTCTTTCAGCGGTAAAAATTCATATTGATGCAGCTGTCGGGAGCGGTATTCGGGTCCGCCCCCCAGACGGCTTCGACTTCGGGGCCGCCCAGCGGCGCGACATGGCCGTCGAAGAAGCAGAAGTTGCTCCGGCTGCGGTGGCGGTAGGCGATCTGCCCGGAGCCGGACCGTTCGCCGTTGCTCAGGTAATCGAGCAGCTTCGGATTCCAGATCAGGTATTCCAACGCATCCGACCAGGCGGCAGAAGCGGAGGGGCGTCTGATACGCGAAACCTTGTAGGCCCCGGAATTTCCATAGACGTCGAAATAGGTGTAGCCGTAAGAGCTGTAGATCAATCCCCAGCCGTTTTTCGCCTCCTGCGCTCCGAAGGAGTCGGGACACATCAGGCCGGTCGGAAAAGCATCGCTGATCGGGTCCATCTGGTAGATGCCCGGAATGCCGAGCAGCGAGCGGAACATATCATTGCCGAAGTAGGAGCCGTGCGGAAACTGGAAATCGCCGACCAGACTCGGCATCCACCAGTCGTCGCAGTTGGCGGCGTACATCGCCCCCGCCGAGCCGAACTGCTTCAGGATGTTGACGCACTTGGTCGTCTTGGCCGCACTGCGCGCCTGGTTCAAGGCGGGCAGCAGCATGGCGGCAAGAACCGCGATAATCGCAATAACGACCAGCAGCTCAATCAAGGTGAACGGTTTGCGCATAATAGGGGGTATATGATGTTTCCGTGCGCGGCCTGTCATGATGTAACTCCTTTTGGTTAAATGAATTTATTCGTCCTCTGGCGGCAGAAATGTTCCGTCTGCTCTTCCTGGTCTCGTCCGTCTTCATTGTCGTGGGATTCGCGGGGGGAATACATTTCCCCCGCCCCCCATTTCTTACTCTGTGCCGGGCTTTCATTTCCCGTGGGCTGCCCCCTTGCCGCCCGCGGCGGTGAGCCTTCGCTCCGCTGCGTTCACATCCGCTGCGCGGCGCATACCGCGCTTTTTTGCCGGGCGGCAATGCTGTTTCATTTCACATACCCGGTATTATACAGAATCATCGTTGACCGGTGGACATTCCCGCCGACGCGGTTTCCCGGAGATGCCGTTGACCTGAAGCGTCGATTCATGGCCGTCTCCTTTCCCGGGCGACACGAATAGAAGTTGATTACGTATCGTATACTGACACTATAATTATACCTCAGACAGCGGGAATTGTCAAGAGCATTCCGCGAAAAAATTCGATTATTTACCGGCCTGCGCCATCTTATCCCGCCCGGCGGTTCTCATTGAAATACGCGGAGCCGGACCGCCGCACCGTCCCCAGCGGAACAGCGGCGTTACTTTTTGCCTGCAAACGCCTTGATGATGTTCAGGATGACCTGGACCGAACTCTCCATCTCCTGTACCGATGCGAACTCGCATTCGCCGTGGAAGTTGTAACCGCCGGTCCCGAGATTCGGGCAGGGCAGTCCTTTGAAGGAGAGCGTCGCGCCGTCGGTGCCGCCGCGGATCGGCACGATGACCGGCTCGATCCCGGCGGAACGGACGGCGTCTTCCGCGATTTCAATCAGAAACGGATGCTGCCGGATGATCTCCTCCATATTGCGGTACTGGTCCTTGATGGTCAGCACGACGGTTCCGGCGCCGTATTTCGCGTTCAGCGTCTCGGCCGCCTCCCGCATACGCCGTTTGCGCGCCTCGAACGAAGCGGCTTCGTGGTCGCGCAGCAGATAGACCAGCCGGGCATTCCCGACGCTGCCGGAAGTGTGAACCAGGTGATAGAACCCCTGAAAGCGCTCCGTCTTCTCCGGAACCTCATCCTGCGGCAGCAGGGAATCAAGCTCGAACGCGACCTTCTGGGCGTTGATCATCACGTCTTTGGCCGAACCGGGATGGACGGACCGCCCCCGGAGTTCGAAGGTCGCCGTCGCCGCGTTGAAGTTCTGGAACTCGATCTCCCCGGCGCCGCCGCCGTCGAGGGTATAGGCGTAATCGGCGCCGAAATCCGCAACGTCGAAATGGAGCGGCCCCTCGCCGATCTCCTCGTCCGGCGTAAAGCCGATGCAGAGCTTTCCGTGCGGGAGATCTCCGGCGGCAACCCGTTCGACGGCGGTCAGAATCTCCGCGATGCCGGCCTTGTCGTCGGCGCCGAGAAGCGTGGTGCCGTCCGTGGTGATCAGCGTATGCCCGGTCAGGCGGTTCAGTTCCGGAAAAACGGCCGGATCAAGCGTGCGGCCGCTGTCACCGAGCGGAATGACGCCGCCCCGGTACTCGACCAGCTGCGGACGGACGTTGTCGCCGGGAGCATCGGCCGAGGTGTCCATATGCGCCACAAGCCCGAGGGCCGGAGCCTCCCCGCAGCCCGCCGAAGGCGGAATTTCGCCGAATACATAGGCGAATTCGGAGACGCGGACCCGCTCGACGCCGAGCTCCCGAAGCTCCTTCGCAAGATGCCGGGCGAACTCAAGCTGCCCCGGCGTGGAGGGATGCCGCCCGGTGGAATCGTTCGACTGCGTGTTGAACCGGACATATTCGAGCATTCGTTCCGAAACGGTTTTCATGATGGTACCTCCTCCATTCGTTTTTGCTTTTACTATACCGCCGAAAACGCCGTTTTCCACCGTCCGCAACCGCCCGGCCCGGTACAATCCGGTCCCATTTTTGCGGAATGTGAAAGAAAGCGGTTGAAAGCCGGAATTCCGGACCTATATTCCCGTCAACTTCAGGAGGCACGCATGAAATATTCCGTCACGGCGGCTGCCGCCGCTCTATTGTCCGCCGCAGTTTTCGCGGGCGCCGGAGCCGCGCTCAATCCGGCCCGGGTGGAGGTGACCGGCGTCACCGACCGGGACCCGCTGAGTTACCGGGCGGGAGAAACGATCATCTTTGAAATCCGAACCGATTACGGCGGGCAGAAGGCGGAAGGCGACTACTTCCTGGCCTGGGAACGCTCCGGCGACGACGGCAGGACCGAGCGCGGCCGGGAGCGGGTCTCCGCCCGTCCTCTGGTGCTCCGCACCTCGCTGGACCGGCCCGGATTCGTCCGCATCACGGCGACGCTGCTGGACGCCGGCGGCAAGCCGCTGCCGACCCGCAACAACTGGGGGCAGCCGATGAACTGCGGCTTCGAGGGCGGCGCGGGAGTCGAACCGGACAAGCTCGCCGGGCTGCCGGAGATTGCCGATTTCGACGCATTCTGGAGGAGGCAGAAAGCGCGCCTCGCCGCCGTTCCGCTGAAGTACCGGCTCGAACAGCAGACGAGTCCCCTGAAAAACGTGACCGTCTACGCGGCAACCGTCGACTGCGCCGGGCCGCGCCCGGTCACCGGTTACCTGACCGTACCCGCCGGGGCGCGGAAGCGGTCGCTGCCCGTCCGCGCGGTCTTTGCCGGATACGGTGTCGAAAAACAGAATCCGCCGCAGCAGGGACCGGAGGATTGCATCGTGTTTCACGTGAACGCGCACGGCTTCGAATTAAACCGCGACGCCGATTATTATGCCGGATTCGCGCGGGCGATCGAATCCAACGGATTCTCTTACGCCTTCGACCCAAAGCAGAACGCCGATCCGGAACGCGCCTACTTCAACGGCATGGCGCTGCGAGTATTGCGTTCGCTTGAATTCCTGAAAGCGCTGCCGGAGTGGGACGGCGTCCGGCTGGAAGTCGCCGGCGGCAGCCAGGGAGGGCTCCAGGCGATCTGGGGAGCGGGGCTCGATCCGGACGTCACCGGCTGCAAGGCGGATATTCCGTGGTGCTGCGATCTGGCGGGGGCGGCGAAACTCGGGCGGCTGAACGGCTGGCACCCGGAATACCGGCGTCCGCTCGATTACTACGATGCGGTCAACCACGCAAAGCGGATCAGGTGTCCGGTGGAGATCACCCGGGCAGGCCTGGGCGACTACACCTGCGCGCCATCCGGCGTGGCAATCCTCTACAACAGCATCGAAAGTCCGAAAAAAATCACCTGGGTGCAGGGGTCGACCCACGGATACATGCCGAAAAATCCGCAACGCATCGTGAGAGAAAAATAAACCGCTGTATGCCGGTACGCACGAAAAGCCGGCGTTCCGGCTTTCCGGCTTTACAGCTGCCCCGGCGTCCGGCGCGCTTCCCGGACCGGCTCTCCGTTCAGGTCGATGATCCGGACATCGAGCGGAATCCGCCTGCCGGCCGATTCGAGCGCTTTTTCGACGATCGCGACGGTTCCGCCGCAGCAGGGCACCGTCATGCGGGCAACCGTAACCGAGCGGATGTCGTGGCGCCTGAAGATCTCCGCAAGCTTCGACACATACTCCTCCGTATCCTCATCGAGCTTCGGGCAGAAGATGACCAGAATCTTTCCATCCAGCAGCTCGCGGTGGAAGCCGCCCATCGCGCAGGGCACGCAATCCGCCGACACCAGCAGATCGGCTCCGTCGAAATACGGAGCCTCCGGATTCAGCAGCCGGAGCTGTACCGGCCACTGCCGCAGAGCCGACGGCGTCTCCTCCGGCGGAACGGCGGCGGCCGGCTTCCGCGGCGTCAGCGCCTTCGCCAGAGTGCCGGGGCAGCCGCGCCCGAGCGTCTCTTCCGCCGCCTCTTCCGGAACCGGTATGCCCTTTTCCCGCAGATATTCGACCGCGATCCGGTGAAGCTCCTGTTCGCCGTGCGATCTCAGGTGGTGCAGATGCGCCCTGACCGTATTGGCTCCCTGCGCGGCAATCCGCTCCATGACCAGCCGTTCGTCATAGGGAGCGGCTTCGCGTTCAGTCATCGTGATCGCGCCTTGCGGACACTCCCCGAGACATGCGCCGAGACCGTCGCAGAACAGATCGCTGACCAGCCGCGCCTTGCCGTCGATCATCCGGATCGCCCCCTCCGGGCAGTTCGGGATGCAGTTTCCGCAGCCGTTGCAGAGCTTTTCGTCGATTTCTATGATTTTCCGTTTCATTCGCATGGCCCTCCTTTTATTACGGTTTGTTATCATTCACTAACAATATACGCGGCTTTTCGGTAAAATCAAGGGAGTTTCATTGATTTTTCGAAGACAGCGGATTATATTGCTTTGATCGATCAACAACCTCCGGGTGAAAAGCCATGACTCATACGGACAACCAGCCGCCGGAACGGACGGAGCAGCAGGAGACCCGGACGCCCGTTTCCGAGCCGGAAGAGCGTACCATTCTCCTTCCCCGGACGGAAACGGGGGAACCCGGCGCAACGCCTCCCCCCGCAAAACCCGCCGCCCTCCCCGCTTCGCCGAAGACCCGTTTCTTCCAGCTGAAAAAACGGCGCGACGTCAACTCCGTCATGGAGGAGCTTCAGGATCACCCGGCCGAAGGGGAGGTCGATTTCTCCGGCGACGAGGAGAGCCTCGAACTGCTCGAGGAGAGCTACGACGTCGGAAAAAAATTCGCGGAGGGCGGCCAGGGCGAATTGTTTCACGGTTTCGACCGCCGGCTGAACCGGCTGGTCGCCCTGAAGTCGCTGCGCGGCGAACTTTCCGGAAACCAGCGGCTGCGACGGTTCTTCCTCTCCGAAGCGCGGGTCACCGCCCAGCTCGACCATCCGGCGATCGTGCCGATCTACACGCTGAATTCCGACCGGAAAGCGGGGCTGCACCTCGCGATGAAGCTGGTCAAGGGGCAGACCTTCAAGGCCTACCTCGAACAGATCTGCACGCACTACCGGCTCGACGGCGTAAACTCGTTCGACGAAAAGAAAGCCCTGCGCACCCGCCTCGACATCCTGCTCAAAGTCTGCGATGCGCTCGAATATGCGCACAGCCGCAACGTCATGCACTGCGACCTGAAGCCGTCGAACATCATGATCGGCGAATTCCGCGAAACCTACATCATGGACTGGGGCATCGCCCGGCGCATCCGGCATACGGAGAATGCGGCCGAAACACCTCCGCAGGAGGACGATTTCTGCGGAACACCGCAATACCTTGCGCCGGAGGTCATCCGGCACGAGCTGCGCGACCAGCGGGCGGACCTGTTCGCAATGGGCGCAATCCTGTTCGAAGCCGCCACTTTGAAAACCGCTTTCACCGGCAACTCCGTATCGGAGGTTCTGGCGAACATCGCCGACGGCCGGATGGAGCCGCTCGAACACCGTTTCCATGCGCCGATCGACGCGGACCTGAAGGCGATCATCCGCAAAGCGCTCGCCCCGGACCCGAAGCAGCGTTACCAGGAGATCAGGGAGTTTTCCGGCGATCTGAGGCGCTATCTGATGGGGCTGTCGGTGTCGGCCAGGCCGGACAATCCGGCCATGAAGCTGGTCCGCTGGTGCTACCTGCACCGCCGGCTGACGCTGGTCCTGATGCTCTGCGCGCTGCTGGCCGGAGTCGGCGCCCTCGCCTTCACGCTCTACCGGGAGTTCCGTTTCTCCGAAGAGCTCCGTTCGCGCGACTACGCCCTCGGCGCGGCCTACTCCCGCAGCACCCATGCCGGACATCTGCTCGACGAACAGTTTTCGAAACTCGAACTGATGACCGCTTCGCTCGCCGCCGATATCCGGTACCTGCTGAAGTACGATCCGCATCATGAAAAGGGGGAAGAACATGCGTTCCGCGCGGTTTCCGAGCTGCGCCGTCCCGGTGCGCCGGGACTGATCGACTCCGTCTTTCACCACGGCCGGATCGACCCGGAAAGCATCGCCTACAATGTGACTCCGGATACGAACCCGGAAAGCGTCGAACGCCGCCTCGAGCCGATCTCGCGTTACATTCCCCGGCTGCTGCAGACGATTCTCGAAAGCCCGGTCAACGCCCGCGTGACGGATTCGAATCTGGAGGAACTCAAAACCGCCGCCTTCCGGGACGGCACGCCGATCATCCGGGTTCTCTTCGGCTTCCCGGACGGGCTGTACGCGGCTTATCCGGCCGGGAACGGCTTCCCGGAACGCTACGATCCGCGCCGCCGCATCTGGTTTCCTCCGGCCGATGCCTGGAAGGAGAAACGGGCCGTCTGGTCGCGCCCCTATATCGACAGCGTTCCGCAGATCGGACTGGTCATCTCCTGTTCGGTTCCGCTGCGCATGCCGGACGGGCGCGGCAACGGGGTCTGCGCGGTGGATATCTCTCTGGACGAACTGATCGAGGAGCTGCACTCCTCCGGCAACGCGGGCCCGCACGTGCTCGAGAAGGCGATCATGGACGACGGCGGCAGAATCATCGTCTCCACCACCAGGGACTTCGCCGACATCGCCCGGTCGAATTACCGGAGCCCGGACGATGAGGTCGTCTTCAAGCAGCTCGAAAACCTCGCCGTTCTCGACGATATGAAAAAGCGGAAATTCGGAGTCGTCACCATCCAGGAGCCCGACGGAAACGAAACGGTCTACACCTTCTGCCACATCCGCTCGGTCAACTGGTTCTATATCGAAAAGCTCGACATGCGCAATCTGCTGGCCTTTTTCCGCCGCTGAGCGGCCGGCCTCATACCATTGCCCGCAGCCCGAAACCGCCGATCAGCTCCGCTGCGTGACGCATCGCGTCATCGCCGGGGCTCCCGGCCCGCGGCATCGTGTCGGCGCGCCCGACCGCTTCGTATTTCGAACGCGCAAGCGAATGATAAGCCAGCAGCCGGACCGCCGTGACCGTGCCGATCCCGGCCAGGAACTCCGCGCTGCGCTTCAAAGTCTCATCCTCCATATTCAGGCCCGGTATGAGCGGAATGCGGATTTCGACCGGACAGCCGTTCCGGCCGAGCCGCAGCAGATTCGCTTTGATCCGCCCGTTGCCGCTGCCGGTCAGCCGCCGGTGCGCCTCCGAATCGGGATGCTTGAAGTCGAACAGGAACAGGTCGGCCACCGGCAGCACGGTTTCGAACGCGCTCCACGGAACCTCCCCGCAGGTATCCACCGCCGTATGGATGCACTCCCGTTTCAGCAGCCTGAAGAGCTCCGCGCAGAAGGCGGCCTGAAGCAGCGGTTCGCCGCCCGAAACGGTCACGCCGCCGCCGGAGGTTTCGTAAAACGCCCGGTCCTCGAGCACGGCCGCCGCCGTCTCCTCCGGCGTCACGCGCTTTCCGTACAGCACAAGCGCATCGAACAGGCAAGCCCCGACGCACCTTCCGCACGCGGTGCAGCTCTCGCGGCCGAAGCGGTGTTTCCCGTCCGCAATCCGGTGGCAGGCGCAAACCCGGGCGCATTCGCCGCACAATGTGCATTTGTGGAACCGCACTCCGAGCTCCGGCGCGCGCCGGATGCTCTCCGGATTGTGGCACCAGACGCACCGGAGCGGACACCCTTTCAGGAACACGGTGCTCCGCACGCCCGGACCGTCGTGAACCGCAAAGCGTTTCAGGTCGCAGATGATTCCTTCCCGCATCTCCCCCTCCCTACTCGCTGATGCAGCGGGCCCGCTCGATGTATGCGTCCTGCTCTTTTCTGCAAAGATCGGTGAACAGCACGTTCCAGCCGCAGACCCGGACCTGCAGTCCGCGATAGTTCTCCGGGTGCTCCTGAGCGGCGGCCAGCGTCTCCGCATCGAAGATGTTGAAGTGAATCGCCACGCCGTTCAACCGCATATAGGTCAGGAGCAGCGCACGCATCGCGGCGAGCCCGTCCTCGCCGCGAACCGTGGCCGGATGCATCATCACGTCGAGCGGATAATCGCCCGGATACCAGGCCGGATCGATACGCGAAAGCGATTTCACCAGTGCGGTCACGCCGTTCGTATCCGCCCCCTGCACGGGAGAAAGATTCTTCGACATTTCGTCTCCGGAACGGCGTCCGTCCGGCGTTGCGCCGGTCTTCTCCCCGAGGCAGATGAACTGCCGGGCGGAGTGGCCCGACGCCTGGTAGAAGCCGCCGCGCGCGTTCGGACGCCGGTTGATCCTTTCCGATACGTGGCGCGCGAGCTCCGCCGCAAGGCGGTCCGCCGCCTCGATGCCGTTGCCGTACTTGTTCCCGTCGCGCAGAATCCGCAGCCGCAGCTTTTCATGGCCGTTCCAGTCGGCCTTCAGGATGTCGCGGAGTTCGGCAGGCGTCAGCTCCCGGCGCTCGTAGACATAGCTGCGGATCACCGTCAGCGCATCGACCGCGGAGGCGAACCCGGCTTCGAGAATCGACGAAATATTGTAGACCGACCCGTCCGAGAATGCGTCGCGCGCCGTCTCGAGACTGTGCCGGATTGTCGCGGAGAACAGCAGCGCCGGGTTGATCTCGTGCAGCGTCCGCTCGAAATCATCCACGCACCGGATGTTGAATTCGATGATCCGGTCGAGCTGCCGGAAGTAGGCGGCCAGAAAATCGTCGAAGGTCCGGAGCCGGTCGAGCGGGCCGGTCTTCTCCCCGAATGCGATTCCGGTCAGCGGGTCGATGCCGTCGTTCAGTACCAGTTCAATCGGTTTCAGCATATTCAGGTGCCCGACGCCGGTCGTATTGCCGAGTGCGCGCGGCACGAACTCGTAGCAGCCGCGGATGTCGCAGGTCCGCGCCTCCTCCGCGCTGAAGCCGCAGGCCGCCATCGCGCGGGCGATGCCGGGTTCGCAGACGAACACGATGCTGTTGTGCCCGCGCCGAATCATGTCGAACGCACGGTCCAGAAACTCCGGCGGCGTATTCGGCGCGGTTTTGATCTGGATTTTCGGCGTATGCAGTCCGAGCCGGTCGTACTCCTCGAGAATCAGGTGCGAAAGTTCGCTGATCTCCGTGGAGCCGTCGGCCTTCGTTCCGCCGAGATAGAACGGGTGGCCCCAGTAGTTGTCGATCGACGCCCACTGCATCAGGAAGTAGCCGATGAATTCGCGGATCTGCGCTTCGGTGAACCGCTTTTCCGCCAGGTCCCGCCGGAAATACGGCAGGAGCATGCGGTCGAGGTTGCCGAGCGACCGGACCTGATACCGGTCGATATGTTCGCCGAACATGAAAAAGAGATAGATCAGCGACAGAACCTCGAACGTGTTGCGCGGTGCGCCGGAAATCAGCGCGCCGAGGCACTCCGCCACGGCAGCGACCCGTTCACTGCCGTCCGCGTGCTCAAGCGCATACTTCCGGAACCGGCCGAGCATCTCGAGAACCGCGCGGCAGGCGATTTCCATGCCGTCGAAACGGGCGGCCGCCTCGGGCGTCAGCGTGCCGCGCTCCGCGTGGCGCCGGCGATATCGCCGCACCCGGTCGAGCAGCCCCGGAAAGCCGAGCTCATAGACGGCCTCCCAATCCGGCACGGAGTGGTCGAAGTCCTTCCAGATCGCCGTAGCGCCGGTACGTTCGCAGAGCTTCCGCAGCTCCGTCAGCTCAGGCGAAGCCCGGTCCGCCTCTTCGCTCCAGCCATAAATCAGCGCGGTCAGCGGCCGGTCGTCCCGGTCCCAGCAGCCGAAGCCGACGAACCAGTCGTGCGGGTTCACATCGATCCGGACGTTCCGGGTCACATACTCGAAGGCCCGCGCTTTCACAACCGGACGCGGTTCCCCGGCCAGCTCCCGCGCGAGCAGTCCGATGTCTCTTCTGATCGTCTCATTGTCGAGACCGGTCGCCGGATCGAAAGACGGATTCCGGAATTTGCCGAGCAGATACGGCAGATCCTGTTCGAAGGTGCGATATGTCATGGCAGCATTCTCCTTTTTTATTTATTATACACGCGCCGCACCGGAAACAGAATGGCGGAAAACGGAATAAGTTTTGCATTTTGTGATTTTCATGCTATTTTATCCAAAGCGGGAGGCATGTGATGGCGGAGTTGAGGAACCGGGATGAAATTTACGGGCTGAGCAACCGAATCAGCCTGACGCTGACCCATTTCGCCAAAGGGGCATACCCGGTCTTTTCGGCGACGCCGCAGGCGCTTTCCGTCAACCGGATGCTTGGCATTTTTGAGAACCCGAACGGAGCGGAGAACTTCATCCGCTGCGGGGACGACAAGCTTCCGCTGATTCCGGGAACCGTCTACTTCATTCCGGCCTACCTGCCCGCGCAGGTCCGGCTCGACGACCGGACGCTCTTCGTCTCGATCCAGTTCAGCCTCGAACTCCATTCCGGCGTGGAACTGTTTTCGATGTACAAGCACATCCGCAGCGAATACCGGCCGGAGCTGGTCGCCCGGCTGGTCGAAATTTTCGACTCCGACCGGCAGCTGCTGCTTGCAGTCGAACTGCGCAAGCACGTGTTCGCATTCGTATATGACATGCTCGACGGAAGTGCGGAGACACCGCCCGACCTCGCGGCCCGCTTTGCGCCGTACGCAGCCGTACTCGACCATATCGCGGCCCGCTGCACGGCCGGAATGCGCGTCGCGGAGCTGGCGAAAATCGCCCGGATGCCGCGCGAAACCTTCACGCGAAGATTCACCGCCGACACCGGAATCACGCCGAAACGTTTTCTCGACCGGCAACTGCTGCGCCGCGCCTCGGAGCTGCTGCGCCGTCCGCATACCACAGCACGCGAAGTCGCCGCCGAGCTCGAATTCAGCAGTGAATTCGTCTTTTCACGTTTCTTCAGGAAACAGAGCGGACTCTCTCCCGGCCTCTACCGGCGGCAGTACCGGCCCTGAACGGCTCCGCCACCTCTCGCGATCCCCGGCACCGGACCGGACATCACACCTCTTCCACCGCATCGCGGCAGTGGGCGGTTTTCAGGATGTCGAGCCCCCATTCGTATTCGCTGCGCGTCTTGAAGTTGAACATGATCGAAAGCAGGTTCCCGCCCGGTTCGATTTTGCGGCACTCAAGCAGGAACGGATGCTCCCAGTCGTTCACCCGGAACAGTTCGGCCCGGCAGTCCGGCCCGAGCAGGACGTTCTCCATGAACACCTTGTCGGGGTGCTGGCTCATGCGCCTGCCGAGCATCCGCGTCCGGAACTCCTCCTCTTCGTCCGGCGAAACCTGACAGACGGCACTGCTCGCCGCAATGCAGCGATCCGGTTCGACCAGCCGGATCGCGCCGTCCTTCTGCTCCTCGCGCCGGAAACCACCCGGAATCAGAATCTCCCAGTTGCCGATCGGGGCCAGCAGCGGAAATTTGCGGAAACCGACCGATTCGAACCGGGTGTCCTCCGGAATTTCCTCCGGCACAACAGGCGTGCGCCCGACGATTCCGCACAGTTCGAGGTAAAGCTTCCGGGGAAACGGCAGCAGCGGGTCCTCTTTCGCCACCTTTTCCAGACTCCGGCAAATCTCTTTGCAGAGCGGGTCGCCGGCATGGAAAGCACACCGGGTCCAGGCGTCGCTCATAGCCAGGTTGCGCAGATAAACCGTGTCCTTCTCCCGGTTCGGCCAGATGAAGAAATCCTGCAGAAACGCCATCGGCTCCCGGTCGAACAGGGCCTTGACGGAACAGGGAAACAAACCGGTCGGACAATACCAGTGATTCTCCGGCGCATTGGCGAGCATGTACCAATCGTCAGGCCACGCGAAGCAGATCGCCTCGCTCCGCCGGCCGCCTTCGATCTCAATGGTCGTCAGGAGTTCCTCCAGAAAGGGCAGGAACACCGCGCGCCGGAGAGCTTCGAAATCGCCTCTCTCGCAGTAAGGGTCGCCGGGCTCATAAACCGCAGCCAGGCGGGCCTCGCCGGCC
This Victivallis lenta DNA region includes the following protein-coding sequences:
- a CDS encoding helix-turn-helix domain-containing protein, which codes for MAELRNRDEIYGLSNRISLTLTHFAKGAYPVFSATPQALSVNRMLGIFENPNGAENFIRCGDDKLPLIPGTVYFIPAYLPAQVRLDDRTLFVSIQFSLELHSGVELFSMYKHIRSEYRPELVARLVEIFDSDRQLLLAVELRKHVFAFVYDMLDGSAETPPDLAARFAPYAAVLDHIAARCTAGMRVAELAKIARMPRETFTRRFTADTGITPKRFLDRQLLRRASELLRRPHTTAREVAAELEFSSEFVFSRFFRKQSGLSPGLYRRQYRP
- a CDS encoding pyruvate formate lyase family protein yields the protein MTYRTFEQDLPYLLGKFRNPSFDPATGLDNETIRRDIGLLARELAGEPRPVVKARAFEYVTRNVRIDVNPHDWFVGFGCWDRDDRPLTALIYGWSEEADRASPELTELRKLCERTGATAIWKDFDHSVPDWEAVYELGFPGLLDRVRRYRRRHAERGTLTPEAAARFDGMEIACRAVLEMLGRFRKYALEHADGSERVAAVAECLGALISGAPRNTFEVLSLIYLFFMFGEHIDRYQVRSLGNLDRMLLPYFRRDLAEKRFTEAQIREFIGYFLMQWASIDNYWGHPFYLGGTKADGSTEISELSHLILEEYDRLGLHTPKIQIKTAPNTPPEFLDRAFDMIRRGHNSIVFVCEPGIARAMAACGFSAEEARTCDIRGCYEFVPRALGNTTGVGHLNMLKPIELVLNDGIDPLTGIAFGEKTGPLDRLRTFDDFLAAYFRQLDRIIEFNIRCVDDFERTLHEINPALLFSATIRHSLETARDAFSDGSVYNISSILEAGFASAVDALTVIRSYVYERRELTPAELRDILKADWNGHEKLRLRILRDGNKYGNGIEAADRLAAELARHVSERINRRPNARGGFYQASGHSARQFICLGEKTGATPDGRRSGDEMSKNLSPVQGADTNGVTALVKSLSRIDPAWYPGDYPLDVMMHPATVRGEDGLAAMRALLLTYMRLNGVAIHFNIFDAETLAAAQEHPENYRGLQVRVCGWNVLFTDLCRKEQDAYIERARCISE